CACGTGGCGTATGTCGCCGGATTTGTTAGGAGGGCTGGGGATAAGGTTTAGCGCATCCGCATCAAGTCCGGCGATGGGCGACCCTGCAAGCACTGCATCAACGGCTGCTTGGCATTGGGCCCAGCTCCCGGACGACATCAAACCCACCGACCCAAATGTcggattcacaatccgtccaCAAGCCTCGTACAAAAGTGACTTGAAAATAGCTGATCAAAAAACACACATAACTTCAGTGGTGGAAATGATACTTTTTGACACAAggatagtctaaattactttaataGAAAGGGAAATCGAACTTGGGTGCAAGCGGCGGCGTTACTGCCCTAACAAACCGGCCTAACCCACATATGCTGCAGAATGAAATACTTAACttctagaaaataaaaaaattaaggttattaatttaaaaatagggTTACCAGGGCGGAGGTGTTGGGAGCCGGCATTGATGAGGTTGAGAAGGCCAGCGCGGCCATAGAATTTGGCAAGAAAAAGAGTGGCGTTGGCTTGAGAATCAGGGGATTTGATCCACTCAATGCTGGGCCTGATTGAGCATTTCTCACTGCACCCTTTGCGAAGCACCCTGCACCCATTGCAGCTCATCCTCATTCTTTCTTCCTTAATTAACACTACAGTAGACTCTCTATCTATCTCTGTAGAAAGGTAACTGCAGCTTTAAACCGAGGTAGGTGTACGGAAAATACAGAAGGGTGTGTATTTAACAGCAGAGTTGGTGAGGGCATTGTGGGAATTATGGGTTATGCGCAGTGGTTTCTTTTGAGTGTGGGATGGAAAACCAGTGGTTTCCTTTCCTACTGCTTTTATTCCAGTTTAGGTGAAAAAGCGTTCAGGGAAGAGTGGAAAATCATCCGCCTGTTTTGTGCTTTCTACTTTTACCATCACCCTGCATGCAGACTTTTATTACGAACCTGCCATATTCctagtattattatttatttatatataacaaCTGGCTGGTGCGCTTTATTCTCcgcaaaaaataataataataatagtctactttatgttttcttttctatgcaatatattattttttatgctatACTATCTGGCTCGTAAAGGAGAAATAGGGATTGGATTCCAGGACATACATGATTAGTAATATAAGTGAAAATAATTAGATTTTTAGGACTAAATTTATGAAATATAGCACTTACAataatgttttttgttttttagttaaaatttagttaaaaatatatataagttattttaggagttctttataaaattttaactcCAATCATACTTTTTAATTTCGTAAATGctacaactttttttttattggtccatttctattataaaaaaataaaaataaaaaacagttAACATTAGTTAAAGGTTTAaaatactcataaaataaagcaacattaaattatagggagtcaCTATGagtcttttctctctcctcatattTAGTAGCTCTTAGAagtctccctattttaggaggtgaaTAGGGAacatggttggagttgtatttttataattcctccctaaaatttgtttaaAGAGTTAGTTTAGGTagcccattgtggatgctcttaatCAAGCACGATAAACATCCCTTTTAACCACCTAAATTTATTGTGGTATGGTAGAGCgaacattctttttctttatttatatttttttggtacactatttttccttcattattgggtttttttttttttttggttgaaacgaaacgataaaaaaaaaattgatacaACACGAGAACTTCCCAGGAAGTCACTCATTCTGGTACTACTCTCGCCAAACTCGTTTAATTTTAGAATTCGAATAGAATCCAGTGCATGCGAGTTGGTATCATCGCATCCCggcattattttattatccCATTGAATACGCACCAGTGTAATTTTGGTGGTAACAGAAGGTTAAAATGTTTGCAGTCAAAGAACAAGACAACAGTGCATAGGAAAAGTGGAAGGATGCAAGTTATTGTAAATGTTTTTGGGGAGAAATAGAAGGAACAAGAGGTAAGTGACACGTGCATTAAAAATGGCACGTGACACGCACGAGCTCCGAATCTGAAAGTTACAGCGTGCGAGCTTACTGGCGCATACGGCATGTTGGTAATTGGGAATTGGGCTACGCAGAAGTAAAGAAGCTCAGATACTCTCCTGGTTGTCAGGAGTCCGTAACCAAAGCAAACAAGTTTGGCGTACGGATGCCCAGTTTTGTTTCCCGGGCTGGTTACTGTGGGCGGCCCAATGTTTGGGccaatggttttttttttttattatttaaaatttatgaaataaaaaggaaCAAGATCCCAAAAAGAAACGACAACTAACTAATACAAATCAAGCGAGGcctataattttattttgagcaTTCATGCATATCTTGTACTATCTTGGACTTATTTCTCTATCACCACCATTATTGCTTccatcattttattaattacCTACCGAATAATGCTTCTCTCCTTACCCATAAGAATGAATTCTTTCTCACCTATTGATGTGGCAGAGTCACAATTTGACATGTGTCTCTcttgttaaaaataattaatgaaaataaatgcaCCTTTgagaattataaaaaataaaaaataaaaagttatttCGTGATTAAACCACATGAGTAGGTAAGGATGAATTCCTCTTTATGGGCAAAGAAGGAGGCATTATCCTTATCTAcctaaattactcaaatgaaTCAATTTATGTCCTCTTCAAAGTTACGTGAAAATTTCTTGTTTTACTACAAGTGTACATAATTAATGTCCTAATTTTACATTGATGACGCGGGTGCAGTTTTTTTGGTAAATCTAAGCACgcgacaaaataaaaatatgggCTGAGTTCATAAGTCCTATGCGAATCCAGCATTTAAGCCCGTACAGTTTATGAGCTGTTTACGAGATTGGGctattttcatttcatttataGGATGCTCTCCTCCTAGCCTGGCGAAGCTTTAACTTTAGCCCAACATCAGTTCAGGCCCAGCCCAACAGCAGAATACTAGCAAAATATATGAGCTGTAAATCTGTTTTGGAAGGTTAGATAGATTTAGCTATTCAAACATCCAACCAGCCATTCGAATCTTACttgttttgtatatataatgCTGAGTTTCCTGACAAGATATTTAAGTAGAAACCAAATTGGTGAATTATTGTTGGACGGCAACGTGGTTAAGCCAATCCCCCCCCTTAGGCTGGCTGGCTGGCCCAGCTTACCACCCCCGCCCATGTGCATTTTTCGTACATACCAATTAGGACATACATGGATCACCAAATCCTATCGCTCTTATTGCTATTGTTATTGCTAGTGGCGCTCACCTAGTCTAGGAAATGAAAGTGCCTTTTTAAATCTTAGCTTTGTTTAGCTCAACCATTCAAACTTTAAGTTATCATTGTATGATAAGGAGATCATCTTTAGATATCAACTTGTGTATCATATTTCTAATAGAGATAGAGCTCACTAATACAATGGGTCTCAccctctattaaaaaaatagtacacaAGTTGGTATCTAAAGATGATCTTCTTAATATTTTCCTTGAGAATACCTacgggagagagaaaaagaattcTAACTTAAACTCACAATCCTAATTAACTAATCTAACTCATGTATGCAACTGCAACAAACCATGATAATGAAAGGTTTTATTAAAGACTCATTTTGACTTGGGTTGGTATATGATTTTGGgcccaagaaaaacaaaacacgaAAGCATAAAGGGGGAAATGGATGCATCGATGAGCTAAATTGGCATTGATGAACGAATTATGATGAGGGAGGAAGGAAGGGTGAATTAGATTCCACATCCAAAAAGCTAGCAGACAAAATAACCCGCCTTACGAATCAAAAACCAAACCTACCCGATGGCTTGGCTACCCATCTTCGCCGCATAATACGTGGCGTTTCTCGCATTGGTTTCTCTGCCTCTGCCTCTCTGCCTCTCCTTATAGacacccaaaaataccagaaTACGAGACAAGATTTACATTTGTTTTGCCAACTTTTAGGTCCATATGCAAACAACATGCACTATAAAATCGAAGAATTTCAATTAATATCATCAAATCAAGTCAAATTTATTTACCCATAAGTATGTTTACTACTCATATTTTACTCGAACAATAGAACAGGGGGCTATGCCCATTGCCATGTCTATTTACACCTCTGTTTTTTCTCTGCGCACCACCACTCGATGGCAAACTTTGTGACCTTTGTCTGCATGCACTTCTCGTACAACCAGACAAAAACCCTTTTGCAAGAAAATCACAAAGCCGAATATCACAAACTTTCTGTATGACGCTACTTTACAAAGGCTAGAGTCCATCCAGCATTCAACCCACAAGAGTACCTTTTTAACAGTTTAATGATGATATCTCTGTTTTATGTATATTTGGATGAATCCCACGTTTTATAAATCCCACTCATGCATCACAGATTCACAGATTAAACAACAACACACTAATctccataaataaatatatatatatatatatatatatatatatctgtctcatttcaaattgaaaacactTTCTGAAAAAGCTACAAAGTTGAAAAGCACttgctgggttttttttagtttaatttaattatgcCCTGTTTCATTGTTAAAGACTAATGGAAGAGTCAACGGCTCATGGCCTTAAAAGCGTAGCCAGGTCCAGCAATTATTCAGACAATTTGACTATCAATGTTACACGATAGTAGAAAGGCATCGaatcaaatattatataatggGGACGGTGTAAAATTTAAGATTTATTGGTTAAACTTACTTTAAGCTTTCTGAAAGAGGAGAGGACAGTCATGgaagattcaaatttttttaaccaGTTAAAGAAATGGGACAGGAACGAAATCCTATAAATATAATCAGGGCAAAACTTACCACATACGCCAAAGACAGAGACTATAATTTTATGATATATCATCAAAAAGGGCAAACAAACCATAGACTGATTGCTTACTGCATCATTCAATAATGGCAGAATAATACTGAGATTAAGAAAGCTTTCACCAAAACAGGAGAATTCACTTTTGTTCATTCACGCAAGGAAGATGCCACACTAGTAGCAAACATTCCTTGCAAAAgttgagaaaaaaaggaaaaaaaaaaggtgtttgTATTGTTGCAGTGGGAAAGCAAGAATCTGTGTGTGTAAATTTGCAAATTTTCTGCCACACTCTTCCTCATATGATATTCGATCTTCTgatcccaaaagcaaaagctaaAAAACGAAAGAGAGGATCTTGAAAAGTTGTAGATACGGAGATTCTAGCTATAGCAGGTAGTACAAAATATAAGCTGGTCACTGCAAAACCAAATTTCTCAACTTCTCTCTGTACACTGCACATCATGATTCATGATCATTATCCATTTCTGGATCCTCCACAAATCTAAAGAGATTAATTAAACTAGGATTAATTATAGGATAACAACCAAAATACCCCCGGTTTTCCCACTTCATGAATTACAGAAGCAAGAAAAAGGCCATCAAAATTCCACAGACATAATGAGAAAAACGTGGGTATTTTGGTTataattcaacaaaatttcccaagaaaagaagagagaaaatgaatAATTTTACTAGTTGTGGAGTTGATCTGGGCAACTGGGCACTCTTCGTTTGCTGTCTTCATACCCTTGCtctgttttgttgaagttagAAGCTCTGACACTGCCACCGAAGTACTTATGGAACAGGGCCTCTCTGCTTCTGTTGCTCTTGCTCTGCATCGTGTTGCTGCTCTCTGCCTCCCCCTTTGATAACGCATTTGTGTGTCCTGGGGAAACCCGTATTGCGCCTGCTTTGCAGTCACAGCAGACCCAAATCTGTAACACAGAAATGACCAAAATCACCACCAGAGAAGAGTGCAAAAGCCTCCAGCCGCCGGCGATAGACATAACCGGAATACCCAGCTACATAAATTAAGCTCTGCCTCTGCCCTTGCCTCTTTCTTCAAATCACCAACCCACTATCTTTTCTAAAGAGAATTTGATGAGCTGTTCGTGTTGACTGTTGACAATatcaagttttgagttttatctctctctctctctctctctctctccctctctctatcTATCTGCCTGTCTCTCGAGGCTATGACTTATGAGCAACGGATTGACGGCTATTCTATGtataagagagagaggaagaaagagagagagagatggagccTCATATGCCCCCGCACTGGTCCACGTGAAGAGAAAATAGCAGCAGTCTATGTCTAATGCTATCTGTATTTTAATCTAACTATAgtatactctgttttttatttatttaaaaaaaaacaaatgggtgtttgaataaataaactaatgtGTAAAAGAAAGTAACAGCAAATTTTGTAGGTGAAGCATATACGTCTATGATTAGCAATGCATTACGTTAGAAATCTGCATGTCGGTGACGCTGTAAGagtcaaaattataaaatgaaaagataaaaataaaacaaaagggcACACGCGCCTTTATGAGGGGTCTTAGGTGGGCTTGCGAGCCAAAGGGACCACACACTGTGACTGAAGCATGCTAATGCTAGAGACTTTGAGAGCGAGAGGCGCCATGACATTAACGGTGAATTACACTCTcctattaatattatatacatatatatttagttACCTACtgcaaataaatatataagtaTTTTAGGTATTTATGGGTTGGAAtttgaataaagaaagaaatagtatTTATGATGAGAATGAGTCATTCTGAGAGAGAAACATGGGACTGccgaggaggagaagaagggCCGGGAATCCCGCCACGGTGTTGGACTGGAGACATTTGTGTAGAGAGTCGTACGTTAATAAGGAAAGGAAACGTGTCTCAGTGGCTCCCGTACATCTTAATTAACCTCTCTTaatgaattatatataattaattagttgtCAAATTTGATGCAATCTTGTGAGCTCCTTGAATGAAGACCCAATTCTCCTCCCTCCCCCCTCGCAAATATTGTGGCATCTGATGATATTCATACATATTGGATTTGGATGATGTTGTAGATTTTATTCTGGCATGGCATGGCAATGGCAATGGCAATGGCATATATGATGTAGTTGTGTGATGTTTTTGTTGGTGGGTGACCTGagtattttttttgcaaataAGGGGGACAATTAAAGTTAAGTCAACTGGGTTGTTTCATGTCTTGGTGTGTATTAGGTGAGCTTAATGGGCATGGAAGGGACACAGCTTATGGTTTAGCTCCAAATCTGATTGACAAAACTCCAAAAGAATATGTTAAACTCAGCTAACAGTGGAACAAATAGACTCAAACCTACTCAAAGCACAGGCCACCTTATCTAAATAAATCATGGCACTCTGATGTTTGACATGTGTTCAtgattatatatgtatagcaACTGATCATTCACTTGGTAGTGATGACCAAAATCAATGGGGTCccttggaaaaataaaaacaaggaaTTGGTTtaacaaaaatacaagttgCATACTGTTTGAGAAAATTGGTGAAGAAGGACCCATGAAGACACACAGAATGCCTAACCACCAAGTCCAAGTTGTGCACGTTAGGACATGCATGACTCACTCAATTATTAAACCAAACTTAATCAAACACTTCTCTCTTATCTATAATGCACTCCAAAAACTGATATCCTTGGGGTTAATAAGGGTGGTAAGAAATATTTTCTTACCCAGAAAGGGGAAAATgtcaaaaaaagagagagtcCAAATCAGTGTTCTTTGCTGAATTTATACAAAAGGCACGACTGGTCAGGAATTGTCACGTCACGTCCATGTTAAACTCCTGACGGAACTTGAGAAAGTAACATTTAACTTTTGAAAGGTACTTGGTACTGTAAATTCGAATTATTAATCCTGGACAGGTAAAATTTGCAGGCCGTATTTGTAAATTTGTGTATGTTTGTTGAAGAAGAGGAGCGTGAGGTACAATGTTTTGACCATGGGAAGGGAAGGGAAGTCACACGAGACTAGCTAGTGAATCAAATCAGAGTTTGAATAATCTGGGGTGGTCTTTGCTTgatcctctctctcctcctagAAAGAAATGGGTTAACAAaagtgggttttgttttgtggctgaaaaaagataaaaaggaaCCAAAACCCAGCCTATCTGAAATCTGACTCCCACCCCCACCCCCTGCAGCCAATAAAGTTGACAACTTTTAGCTTCTGCTTGGACTTTGTCCTCCTCTTGTCTTGCCCAACCCTTTACTCTTCCATTTTGCCATTTTCTACTCCTACCAGCCTTACTTCTCTTACCCGTCTTTTATTACATTTGCCATTTTCTTCTTGGCCTCAGTCACCTACTAGCTAGCACTACTATTTAATTcccctatctctctctctctctctctctctctctcaaacattGAATGCCACCTGATGCCCTTTTTCGTATTTGATCATAGAGCAGTTAATTATTCATAGCAACTCCCAAAGATATTTTATACATCAATCAAACACTGTAAATTTCGATTGAAGGTACAACTCCAACAACATATGAATATTAAAATCTAATGACATGCACAGAATTGTCCTAAAATGATAGTTGTAACCAACTCAGTATTATCTAGTAGTGACTGAATGGTGTGTGGTTAGGCAGGCTAGCATGTATTTTGCCGACCAGTTTCTGGTCAAGAATTAGTCGGGCTGAGTTTCAGGGATTTTGGGTCACCAGAGGTTCATGAAAGCCATGGCCCTCGTTGAAGTGATGATGAGCTCATATTTGCAAGTCCATTTCTCAAATGGTCAATCCATCCATGCATCTATTACTATACACAATATTATATGCCCTTCCATTCTCATTCCAATCTTTTTAGTAAAATAGTTTgatctaaaaattaaaaacaaagtaaaataGCCAATATAAAGTTGAATTTCAAAGTGAGTTGTCAACCACCAAAACTTCTAATTCTGCATCTTGCCTTTGCAAGCAGCATTCATACAGGTACTTATATATCTCTTTAGACAAAACCAATGTAATGATACACTCTTAAATATGCCATCACATAGGCATCCCATACATAACACCAAGATGCAAAAACCTGGAACCTATCTGGTCTCATTAGTGGATCCTATGCATACCCAGCCATCCCAACAGTTGAGCTCGAATGATTTGCTTTATGAGCTGCCTGAGTTGTAGTTGCCTTGGTGAAGTACATGTAGTAATATACGTTGAGAATCATAGTCACAACCACAAATACCGCTCCAGAAATGAAAACACCTTTTCGTAAAGCTTCACAGGAGAAGTTCTGAGCATATATCATTCCCCGGTACTTAGTGTGATAGGCATTTTTTGTAGCACCAGCAATTAGACAAGCTTCCGCCACCAGAAAAGTTGTCCTGAAGATACATAAAATGCAGCAAATTTTAAAGATGAACTTGCCAGTTAGCTGAATAAGATCTTCAATCAAAGCGGAGGCCCTATATCATATTCTATGATTACATGTGATAAGTCGTCTACACCTGGTGCAGCAGCATACCAGGATTTGCAACAGGTTGACAATAGGGAAAAGGTTAGCAAATTtttctaagaaaacaaaacaaaagaaaaggccaCAAATGTAGATACCAAAAATACAATTTGTAAATCTAATCATAAAGCTCAGAGCAAAATATGATGCGTAATCAATTGGATCTTAGCAGAATATGGGCAAGTTAACACAATGAAGGGGTTGATGTTAAAATGTTGCCCTGTTTAAGATGGGGATCCTCAAGGCACATTGGATGCTCACCATGatgaaacaaaatatataatagaCCAAGCTCGATTCCCACCAGGGGCCAAGGGTCTCCCAAAACACATGCACTTTGTGATACCCATGAGGAGTGATTCGCCTGAGAGAAGAAACAAGAAACCACCTACTCCATAACCAGTCGCAACATCTGAATTATACACACAGTAAGTTTCATTCGTTCGATCATTTTTCTCTATTCGGCCCTGCCAGGAAATAAAGTTTCTTTATAAATTAATGGTACAAAAATTGATCATATGCACCAAAATTCAACCCAATAATCCAAAATGTCAATAAGTGACTAAGAGAGTAAGCAAACATTAAATGGATAGAAATTGAAGTATCATGCTACTGATAAAGCATATCTGCACGTATATATTTTAGTAACGAAGTGGAGCTAAACCATCTCTATTTCCATTTTAGTAACGAGCATTCCACTACTTTTTTTCTCCTTAAGTTATTGCGAAACAAAATAAGAGACCTGTCACTAGAACCTGGTCTCTTCCAATAAAATTTGAATGGTTTGATCAATCATAGACGAAAACTGATTAATTAAGTGGTACCAAGCATATTGTAGTCCCATTCCCCATGTGGTTTTACCATTGCAAGGCTTCTGACATTGCTAGACGATGAAGATAAATCATACTTAATGAATGAATCCTTATGCAATTGGCACGTATCCCTACTTCAACAAGAATCAAGCCTCAAAATACTAAAGACAGCAAACTTTTAAACTCAGTTCTTTGATATGAACTTCTCTATTTCGCAAATTTTGCTTCCCAGAGAGAGACCACtattttaatgtttaaatAGTCATCCCAGAAACACAATTATACAGTCTCAAAAAAACTAATCCAACAGACACATGAATTGGCTCTTCTTATATGCCTACATGAAAATGTATAATTCTTCATAAACAACTTCGTCCCCTAAAAGTAAAGAAATGCAGTGAGTGttagaaaaggagaaaaaaatccCAACAACCAAGAAATCACAGTACATAACTGTGCAGAAAAGAGAATGTTCTAACAGGATAAGAAGTATTCTAACAACAGGGAGTTATGGAAATCTTCTGTGGATAACCCCTGCCTCTCGTTTATGTCCAATTTAATGGGAGATGATAGATCACTTAATGGTTTAAATTTGTGACGTATAGAGATTAAGCAACCATATACAGAGCTAATGAGGGCCAtgaatcaaaattaattaaggctGATGAAGCAAGTTTTAGAGCTACATACTCATTTATGGCCAGAAACTTTACACTATTTCAAATATGGATATGTGACAAGAATGAGCTAGGAACCTCTTTAGTAAAAGTCTCATAAAATCATCTCTGGCATGCTACAAGATCTTAGATTGGCAATGACAACAATTTAATCTTGAAGTGGACAAGAACCCAACAACAGGCATTACAAAGCAACATTCTTGATTCTTGTGGTAGCAATTCCGTATTAAATAAGAAACTCTATCGCCTGTTCATCAACAAAGATATAAAAAGAACCATCAAAACTTCCTGTTCTTTATTGCGCTGTTTTGGTAATTGAGTGAAACTCAGCATCCTTGTTTGTGCAtagtataagcaagaaaaACCCCAAACCCGGAAAACACAATCCAATAAAACTCATCTTCCAGCAACAAACCtaactcctttttttttttttttctttttttttaaaagcaacaAACCTAACTCAAAAATTGTGAACAACCCCACCTTCAAATTGCACTGATTACCAAACACATACACATAAACATCCTAAAAAACCCTAACCTTTTACAAACCACAATCAGAACAAAACATCACACACAGAACACCGAATCATGAAATTTAGGCACTAAAACAGTGATCAAGATACAGACCAAAGACTGGAGAATGCCACTACTTCAATTGGAGTTGTAAACATTTGGaaaaggagaggagagagataaTGAACAAGGAAAAGAGGGCTTACCACACTTCTTTGTCTCTCAGCAGCAATGGCGAACCCAAAGGCCACTAAGCTCAGAACAATTACCAGAAGGTGCACCAAAGTTGAGCCCTTTCCTTCTCCCATGT
The window above is part of the Prunus dulcis chromosome 1, ALMONDv2, whole genome shotgun sequence genome. Proteins encoded here:
- the LOC117615382 gene encoding LOB domain-containing protein 40-like codes for the protein MRMSCNGCRVLRKGCSEKCSIRPSIEWIKSPDSQANATLFLAKFYGRAGLLNLINAGSQHLRPAIFKSLLYEACGRIVNPTFGSVGLMSSGSWAQCQAAVDAVLAGSPIAGLDADALNLIPSPPNKSGDIRHVFRDSNSGASRNKVTTRNRFKRSMNRTKTHPGSLTEFATGSHMAEFCNFPDPDDLCPSPEGNGAGGDYDGEVGLELTLGLVPMRLN
- the LOC117625674 gene encoding uncharacterized protein LOC117625674; the encoded protein is MGEGKGSTLVHLLVIVLSLVAFGFAIAAERQRSVGRIEKNDRTNETYCVYNSDVATGYGVGGFLFLLSGESLLMGITKCMCFGRPLAPGGNRAWSIIYFVSSWTTFLVAEACLIAGATKNAYHTKYRGMIYAQNFSCEALRKGVFISGAVFVVVTMILNVYYYMYFTKATTTQAAHKANHSSSTVGMAGYA